A section of the Callospermophilus lateralis isolate mCalLat2 chromosome 14, mCalLat2.hap1, whole genome shotgun sequence genome encodes:
- the Ecrg4 gene encoding augurin translates to MSSTRPAVLALTGLALLLLLCLGPGGISANKLKQMLQKREAPALTETKVAMDENRAKEFLSSMKRQKRQLWDRTRPEVQQWYQQFLYMGFDEAKFEDDITYWLNRDRNGHDYYGDYYQRHYDEDSAIGPRSPHSFRHGASVNYDDY, encoded by the exons ATGTCCTCCACGCGGCCAGCTGTCCTGGCCCTGACCGGGCTGGCGCTGCTCCTGCTGCTGTGCCTTGGTCCAG GCGGCATAAGTGCAAATAAACTCAAGCAGATGCTTCAGAAACGAGAAG CACCTGCTCTGACTGAGACAAAAGTGGCCATGGATGAGAATAGAGCCAAAGAGTTCCTGAGCAGCATGAAGCGCCAGAAGCGGCAGCTGTGGGACCGGACTCGGCCAGAGGTGCAGCAGTGGTACCAGCAGTTCCTCTACATGGGCTTTGACGAAGCG AAATTTGAAGATGACATCACCTATTGGCTAAATAGAGATCGAAATGGACATGACTACTATGGTGATTACTACCAACGTCACTATGATGAAGACTCTGCCATTGGACCCCGGAGCCCCCATAGCTTTAGGCATGGAGCCAGTGTCAACTATGATGACTACTGA